cagacataattagtgtatgaattttaaagtaacaggtaataaagagagtgcagcaaatgtagtcaggtttattactctgtatcacacatgagtgcccgagggaggcggggctgactggggagacacaggaaacagagagacagggctgactcgacatgaaacgatgaaacgtgggacacgggaacagaaactaaacacaggctgaaatgaacactgagggagggagaactaagattactgagagcctgataaataagaagaacaaaaaccaagaaaaacaagagtcaaagaaaagcaaaaacacaaagcattgggccaggacccactgctgtgacatttatatgtgatgaaaacattaaaaactgctcacatgttgaaatctttctacgtatactttaggttcagctctccagcctggcatttggttaagcatgattcaaacatttgattttgtttaactggttttaattatagttactttttgtgaacatttgttgcagcatttaaaaatacatcatttattttcaaacttttatttgatttagagcatcatatttgaccaacggaaatgttttaatttcatataaaataactgaaacagtgaactaaatatctgaaatctttccttccttaaaagttataatcctacttaagttatagtgcaaacgcttaagcaacaaatatacttgatgctaattaattaatatttccctttgatgttgcaactatgcggtcacttctgtctttaaacaaaataatattttccagttacagaaatcataaagtccaaactaaagtgctactgttgctatatgcattttatataaatcatggatgatggtcctgacatgaaggaagagaaagttacaggttgcatcctttgactttgtctccgtgcctttgggccattttcagaaggacagatgtttctgttcaattcttaaatcaattttttcaaacacaaacactattttaaagcttctagagagtaaaatattaatgataattataataacaataataaaaacaaaagctctcagatccatcaaaccaagcagcagaaagaacaataactgaagagaaaactttaaccttgtagacttcattatgttccagctgctctacagacgctgtgacctcgaacttaagcaggtcgtaaagtatgtgcagctcaataacttcataatcagaccctgtggtatttaggcagcagaacaactaagaataacaactacaaataatgtttttaggtttctgttgtactgcaaggttctgtacaggagaaccaaaccaagagcaaatattacgtctcatttacacctgagcacgaagagccatcaacatttagcaaattgaatcatctttgtttagatgcaagaagaatcatatagaaatgaaaaagtagaaatagaaatccagagcaaagatatcctctaattcagcgtagcacatgtgcagctgctgcgattcacgtaagcattcggcttgtcgctgttgcagattcttctctcgctgttctggctcacagcgctgcaaacacaaaaataaatatccccaaaggtgtgaaagggagctaattagtaagagtattgttactctccgcaggagtagtccagcagtagaaatcagtccaataacaaggtgtgtaacatctagcagggtgacagaaaaacccagggtaacttctaaggacctcaacgtctctctcacattgtgttttttaaacatgcttccatttgtcacttcagtctttactctgaaatacaggaagagaaatcatggctgaaacaatttctcatgaaaccaggggtgtggtccaacagtcagtttggtgaggaaggttcctaactgagagaagtgacccagaagtatctgtgtagcagccacaatgaatccagatcatgagctttattaactgatcaaagtctcttctttcatcttctgtatcatttagtttgcattggtaatgcccattattgtaatgcttttttaagacgagcaaaactttatttcactttgggttagctgggataagtgatggatggagggaattttacttcagccacagaaatcctaaacaggaaggaggagcagagttacagtggatcactatccagcagggaaacaaggtttatttcaatttcttggccatgagtgagatttactgagtgggcaaattagggagacgacaccatcagatcccgagccctccatgtgttaatcaagagacggctgctgtgctacatccataaataatgaataaaataggagctaaagctgaaaggacagtttatttgtaccattttcacgtgaacacattcaagaacatcacagatgaagaaacattaaaaacttccacactacataaagcaagaaaaatagtttttctttcagttggtttcagaaaaacagaaacatcaaacatctccaagactctctttgaaagaactaaaaacctttgttctcatggtccaatcatgagtgaactccccgatgaagccttgtgtgctaaaacatgtcagagttttaaaggttaaacatgagtttccaaaacgttttgctggagaacaatgaactatttgactgagtttcaatcatttacagacgagcaaaaccaggacagagaaaaaaggacaaaactgactcagtaaaacaacagaaaagaagatcccatgtagatctgtattatgtagaagttcagcccagcaaccagttcagttcaacacaagtttaaatgattctatctgaactctgtggagcctgatctcaagctttttgagtctgacacagaaaccagaggatctttctgtgtcttcagattcactgtgatccagtgatgggagtgatttcagccctgagtgatcgcgctgatgtttgcacagagcagacaatgaggtgaatgtttgggcacattggtaacagtgaaacagtttattagtaacgtgggatcgtttgtgtgcagagtatgaactgagattcctgaagctcttgtcacactggtcacagctgtagtttccttccatgtgtgtacgttcatgaatgttacgattacctgactgtgagaagcttctctcacagtgtctgcacttgtgtggtttctctcctgtgtggactcgtttgtgtaatttaaggtcccttgcagtggtgaaggatgacccacactgatcacagaggtgctttttaaccccactgtgaatcagttcatgttgttttaactcacttgttgtggtgaagcttctcccacattctttgcagtatttcagtttgtctccagtgtgtctacgttgatgtacttttagggtaatttgctgactgaaagtttttccacagaggtcacaatgaaagtctttcccaccaccacagtgatgacagggttgagaactggatccatctgtgtcgctctgcttctaaacaaagacacaaagacagtgtaagtcagtccttcaacatttgtatcctgaacgtcgcctgaaataaagagcatctctgcagacgtccaactacatttgactgtttcagttaacacactcagtttactgggctgcaataactacaatactaccaccataatactacagtaatactaaaatcataactgaaaggaaaatctgaataatcactcagagctgcttttccatgcagtagaattgctaacatgctaacacagtttaatgagcagagctgttccaaacagtcaggctaaaatgacaagataacaatataaatacatacctcacagtagctgcacttgtagagtctctttctggtgtggatctgttggtgtcgtctcaggtgacgtggagatttaaaagtcttctcacacaggtcacattgataaggcctctcctcagtgtgggtaaacatgtgttgttgtaagtCTGTGTGAGTTATAAActctttgccacactgttcacagcagtacacatcatgtctggtatgaatgtgtaggtgtgtatttcggtaccctctctggctgaaagtttttccacagatgtcacagctgtatgccttaattccagagtgggtaactagatgcctctgtaagttgctactgtgagtaaaagctctgccacactgatcacagctgtacgctttaactccactgtggatgagttggtgtgtttttaggtaacccttccaggaaaaagactttccacacaagtcacagctgaacggtctctctccagtgtggatgacctgatgctgttttagtttagccctcacagtaaaacccttcccacactcgtcacaggtgtgttttctctctccctttcttctgtgaggtttgtcggcctcctgagagcgctgacttctggctccatgttggtcctgcagtgacagagatacaaacagaggcagtgagtgaaatgcagtcgtggaacaaactcaaccttcaaactccattaacactagttttaaacctgaaggtggagcgtggcaccaaacaccttaaaggtctcttatccccacctgctggtagttctaacacattacatccaacctgctgttaaagataattcatgactgttcaaacactaaaatcatgcccatccctcctgattgtacacacacacacacacacacacacacacacacacacacacacacacacacacacactattttataatttagattattttgttgtttcctattacatatttctataatttgtatagatttatacagaattattcagtgataataaatcctatgtttgtttattctaaaggaaccccgttagcttccacaacagatgttccTCGTCTTCcatcaaatactcacataaaatattacacaataaagtggattcaagatatccacataatttcactcttacatccacagtgaggtttcacaattgttcaaatataagcaatcaataataataataataatatcaataacattgaggcacattacacaaatttcaaaaacaaatcgtgtcttacaatatttacaacaactaaaagctctgtaaatcggcttttaagtgttcattgaagttttgaataattctctaattttttaaggcaacttattccacttaaaagttgctctaaatgtaacagttttacaaaacgttacttttaactcgagcatttactaaattgcagcttgttgaaaactgtgtaatatgatgatgtatttcatctggatactgcagctgagcagaataaatgtggtgtgtttaacagaattgctttctttagaactacaagtaagccatagaatattttagcctgtacaggaagccaagaaaggttattatgcatgttatcaatattagtatagtatgaacatcttcacactaatctggacgccttattctggactaactgaagtctgttaagatctgtcttattagctgctgaccaaatgattgaacaatactccagatgagacattactagtgcattaatgacatctttcataatgaagaagtgatacacaaagagcatttcatagccatagctatgccttgtcggcagagttatgtgacattagtgatgtttgtactttcagcgttaacttggttttaaagcctttaaaatatacgccgttcaatagtcgaccttaatctgacagagaatgtgatgattttgtggataattaaagtcagtcatatatccacaaacacaacaagctgaaagtcagtgatgctgctcggtttgcagtcctgaacatcacggcacaagcaggattcactgcactgttaatgttagctgtgttatattgctgcctctgttcggtggtgtcgagccaaacgcactttaacgtgtgtttgaacgagctgacggttcactcgttaagctgaaagaaagatgctttaatcacagcagtcacacatgtgtccactgcaccatctggaactcttcttgtttacactcgtaataacacaaacactaaatcctgcttctctggtgctgttgtgtagcagtgtgtacacctgagactgtcacctgtctgtctgtcctgcactctctctctgtttctttctctctgattgtggaataaaagtatgaacatgtgtttataagttacacttgtgtttgaatcctgcagcttatcacacatttgatttccatgtgtgacgactgcaagtgtccagagtgaggacagactgagggagccactgctgcacatcatctgtgaggctttgcagccctgatgatccaccaggacaaactcagcagtgtgtgaggaagaggaggaggaagagccagcagcagctgacagatggagagaatagacagactgttccctgtttgtgaaggactgctaggaaagtttaacataactgtctgtgctgaatcagtcttattaggtaatgttcaaataatgtgatcatcccagtgttttcagtgtgggagaaagtactcagggccttcaagttacacactatgaaaggcagcaacaagtttaatgttcagaaacctaaagtatgtatcagcagcaggatggagctaaaaataaatgttggtttcagttctatgaagctttgagtattttggatcagcagctgctgtgtttgttgcatcatattgctgtaactgtttatatggtttatatattctgagctaagttgatctatagtgttacatgatACACTCTcagaaataatataaatatatatatataaataactgttagtatcatggttgctagacaacctgggcagcgcgacggaggttagacgtcccatttcacgaacctacgagcctcgcacttcggccttagcggtctttgagtacgcggcccttgaggactttaaagctgcagaacctgaatcgggatacagccatgatgatctccagcctcgtgctcgccaacattctgacctgagttaagaagacgatcactgaaatggtctcagcaggtcctttgatgacagcaatgaaatgcagtggtaaggctgccacgattagtcgactagtcacgattacgtcgactatcaaaatcgtcgacgactgatttaatagtcgacgcgtcgtttgaagctttgtaagatcccaaaagcaggaataagtagcaggatttaagagtgtaataacggactgaaacagaagatggcagcactgcatgtacaaggatgccagctgccgttaaaccccgaagaagaagaagctctgtcccagaattcatagcgcggcccagcgcagtttccaacaatagcggcagctagttagttttaatattactcttattattctttccgggtcacaaaataaacgtttaacatattttcaggcgagaatgtagctgtgtaaacctcaaatatcggctcagtttatcaagacatcacatattttcaaaagcgctccgacgttttcggagaagtctgttacccactagctcgatagctagccgggggccatgagagcaccggactcccggcagatcgttttcaaacccaccgccctactcaggttaaacatgatatataagtcacttagataaacttaaaaatgttattgtttggcttttttcagtattttatttgttcctgagtaattcggctgagtttattaaacttcaccaaaacaatctgcacatttaattaaaatttaataaactaccatcttgtctttatttttagttagcacataccttaaacacttaaagctgtaagctaatgatagttatataagagcagatgctggtgcaataagctgtacgttttacgtccaatggatgatgatctgattagtcgactaatcgcaaaaataatcggtgactagtcgactatcaaaataatcgtttgtggcagccctatgcAGTGGTAAGGCgttttggggattaagttcgttttcatggcaaagaaggacgatgcagttcatctgattactcctcataacattctggagtgcaggcaaaatgctattataaaaacttaagcagcaacttctccaggttccaatatttatgcaattctcaaaccttttggccacgactgtataacctcttctgaagtttagtggatattatacatggttatgctcaggatgtgtcggccagtttccactggaaacgccttttggttaaactgtcagcgaggaatttgcatttgcactgttacatttttatataactttaatgcacataaacaacagctgcttgtttcagtcaaaatacattgatgggtttttaataaagttgtgcagctgtaaagtattttgtctggtgtcaattatatcgtcagctacatcgttatggcaaatgttcaaatgtatatggtgataaatatctttggtcatatggtcctgctctgtctgtcaccttctgtgttgagctcattgtttcctctgtagtggctgagctgagtccaagtagctgaaaatgttcctctgctgctccgtcagactctcctcctcctgctgatcagctgggacacaaaacagatctttgttaggctccacactgcactgaagagtcaaagtgtctcatatgttcatctgacaagtaaaagaacacatttttgtttcccgaggtgggcaacttgttggaaacaaacacaaaagctttgagcactgatacctgccattgctggcattgaaagatgcaacgccagcaatgtggattgtcaagactcaaaccaatcatcaagcaaagacaacagggatcatttgtttctctttatttagcattcacagcatttgtagttgccttctgtgcaggggaagtccacgcacactgtgtggtacggccatccgcagaaggtgcattcaacctctgtaagagaaacgagattgtctgagactgaaatgatattcactaaagaagtggtgatttgtaaaacttcaagTGTATGATAAGgtgaaaacaaatacacaactgCATGTCATGtagttgaaggttttttttcttttggaagaccggaaaacactgaaagttataaattagtcctttatttatccaggtaaaaaaaaaatctcattgagattaaaaatctcatttccaagagagacctggcgtcATGGCAACACAAGTCACATACCACAcaggtatataacatttaaaacaaacacaatatcCCAACATGTGTAACAAATGTATTGTGCTTGAAACAAATtcagaataggtgataaagcagctgcacatgtgtgtcacgagtaaatctggctgtataacaaacagaaacaagtgaTGCTGCTGTCTTTGCTCAAtggttggtttgagtcttgacaatccacattgctggcatctttcaatatgttgaatgcaccagtgtaagtgcagccactcagactcaatgtgttcatagaaacaggtgcagatgtgtcacgagttcatccagcagtagctatggcacttggccacagggggcagcagtggactgacctgcattcgagactgctccagctgctctgtgacagtcagtagatctgctacaaattgcagatcatatgcaagttttggaaatgacattatAAATATTCCTAACTTAGCCACGGCAGCATTGTTGATGTATTACCTATATACTACAAATTATTCCACCTGCTGAAAAGTGGATCTAATGTGGGCGGACTCACACTTAGCAAATAAACCTgtgatgtgagaatgtaatcaaactgttgaTCAGAGGCAAAGTAATT
Above is a genomic segment from Maylandia zebra isolate NMK-2024a unplaced genomic scaffold, Mzebra_GT3a scaffold11, whole genome shotgun sequence containing:
- the LOC143415859 gene encoding uncharacterized protein LOC143415859; amino-acid sequence: MSSTQKDQHGARSQRSQEADKPHRRKGERKHTCDECGKGFTVRAKLKQHQVIHTGERPFSCDLCGKSFSWKGYLKTHQLIHSGVKAYSCDQCGRAFTHSSNLQRHLVTHSGIKAYSCDICGKTFSQRGYRNTHLHIHTRHDVYCCEQCGKEFITHTDLQQHMFTHTEERPYQCDLCEKTFKSPRHLRRHQQIHTRKRLYKCSYCEKQSDTDGSSSQPCHHCGGGKDFHCDLCGKTFSQQITLKVHQRRHTGDKLKYCKECGRSFTTTSELKQHELIHSGVKKHLCDQCGSSFTTARDLKLHKRVHTGEKPHKCRHCERSFSQSGNRNIHERTHMEGNYSCDQCDKSFRNLSSYSAHKRSHVTNKLFHCYQCAQTFTSLSALCKHQRDHSGLKSLPSLDHSESEDTERSSGFCVRLKKLEIRLHRVQIESFKLVLN